In Vulgatibacter sp., a single genomic region encodes these proteins:
- a CDS encoding diguanylate cyclase, which translates to MKPPARRALRTVARVLPALVGLLAAWAVAGGRFSDLAALGLQQGLLLLALLASITFLGWRRVQRVAREIPSTAWEEAEIGALLLVAGHALAQPLGGVDSPLHPVLYLLMAFLVAFLPARVGIGLTAFAVLLDVAIFAGADLLESRWETLLSHAVFLVIFAGLYRVVFAAQEFGGAATGRLAERTRLRDVQERARQYRLGLHAGEDEPVDEGKWLTAAVKEVEEAVGNALEVAECALRTHTVAVFLLAPDDRTIKLHDCRSLADDVLRDPFEAHEGIVGAVLKRRMPMRLCGEIKGVTWYGGRKAVRSVLAVPLIDRRGAGLPGNDEGFVRGLLVADRLEATPFSDDDERLLAATSREVLRAIEIERVMGYIRRARDEKEQFYAAIEELNRCSKIDEVLDTAIRLARGVTQLDLVAFTTRFEDDDGRVRHRVEKVAGMEKFAQLQGYEFGDNTGLVANAIRYEAVLPGRELKLLERPQIFDAATQVRGLQTLKIVPVRAGGEAIGSLVCATRRRRALDGDAVRMLQVIALQAGEAFLRARLFAQTERMATTDGLTGLLNHRTFQAKFDEELARAARTGRKVSLILTDIDHFKSVNDTYGHATGDAVLRGVAKLLQRCARSTDVVARYGGEEFAIVLPETDMAGGKIIAERIREAVLQHEFQTDLGPLKCTLSLGIATYPDVSEVKQELFEKTDQCLYHCKRMGRNRSTTVDEMRRSEQQVDAA; encoded by the coding sequence ATGAAGCCGCCCGCCCGTAGAGCCCTGCGCACCGTGGCGCGTGTCCTGCCTGCGCTGGTGGGACTCCTCGCCGCGTGGGCCGTGGCAGGCGGGCGCTTCTCCGACCTCGCCGCCCTCGGGCTGCAGCAGGGATTGCTGCTCCTCGCGCTCCTCGCCTCGATTACCTTCCTCGGCTGGCGCCGGGTGCAGCGGGTGGCGCGGGAGATCCCCTCGACCGCGTGGGAGGAGGCCGAGATCGGCGCGCTCCTCCTCGTGGCGGGCCACGCCCTGGCGCAGCCGCTGGGCGGCGTCGACAGCCCGCTCCATCCGGTGCTCTACCTGCTGATGGCCTTCCTCGTCGCCTTCCTGCCGGCGCGGGTCGGCATCGGCCTCACCGCCTTCGCGGTTCTCCTCGACGTGGCGATCTTCGCCGGGGCGGATCTGCTCGAGAGCCGCTGGGAGACGCTCCTCTCCCACGCCGTCTTCCTCGTGATCTTCGCCGGCCTCTACCGGGTGGTCTTCGCCGCCCAGGAATTCGGCGGCGCCGCCACCGGCCGCCTCGCCGAACGCACCCGCCTGCGCGACGTGCAGGAGCGGGCGCGCCAGTACCGGCTCGGTCTCCACGCCGGCGAGGACGAGCCCGTCGACGAGGGGAAGTGGCTCACCGCGGCGGTGAAGGAGGTCGAGGAGGCGGTGGGAAACGCCCTCGAGGTGGCGGAGTGCGCGCTCCGCACCCATACCGTCGCGGTCTTCCTCCTCGCGCCGGACGACAGGACGATCAAGCTCCACGACTGCCGCTCGCTCGCCGACGACGTGCTCCGGGATCCCTTCGAGGCCCACGAGGGGATCGTGGGCGCGGTGCTCAAGCGGCGGATGCCGATGCGCCTCTGCGGCGAGATCAAAGGTGTGACCTGGTACGGCGGCCGCAAGGCGGTGCGCAGCGTGCTCGCGGTGCCGCTGATCGATCGCCGCGGCGCCGGGCTGCCCGGGAACGACGAGGGCTTCGTCCGCGGGCTGCTCGTCGCCGATCGCCTCGAGGCGACGCCCTTCTCCGACGACGACGAACGCCTCCTCGCCGCCACCTCGCGTGAGGTGCTGCGCGCCATCGAGATCGAGCGGGTGATGGGCTACATCCGCCGCGCCCGCGACGAGAAGGAGCAATTCTACGCCGCGATCGAGGAACTCAACCGCTGTTCGAAGATCGACGAGGTTCTCGACACCGCCATTCGTCTCGCCCGCGGCGTGACGCAGCTCGATCTGGTCGCCTTCACCACCCGCTTCGAGGACGACGACGGGCGGGTGCGCCACCGGGTGGAGAAGGTGGCGGGCATGGAGAAGTTCGCCCAGCTGCAGGGTTACGAATTCGGCGACAACACCGGCCTCGTGGCCAACGCGATCCGCTACGAGGCGGTGCTGCCGGGGCGCGAGCTCAAGCTCCTCGAGCGACCGCAGATCTTCGACGCCGCCACCCAGGTGCGCGGGCTCCAGACCCTGAAGATCGTGCCGGTGCGCGCGGGTGGCGAGGCGATCGGCTCCCTCGTCTGCGCGACGCGCAGGCGGCGCGCCCTCGACGGCGACGCGGTGCGCATGCTCCAGGTGATCGCGCTGCAGGCAGGCGAGGCCTTCCTGCGGGCGCGCCTCTTCGCCCAGACCGAGCGGATGGCCACCACCGACGGCCTCACCGGCCTGCTCAACCACCGCACCTTCCAGGCCAAATTCGACGAGGAGCTGGCCCGCGCCGCCCGCACCGGGCGCAAGGTCTCGCTCATCCTCACCGACATCGATCACTTCAAATCGGTGAACGACACCTACGGCCACGCCACCGGCGACGCGGTGCTCCGCGGCGTGGCGAAGCTGCTCCAGCGCTGCGCTCGCTCCACCGACGTCGTGGCGCGCTACGGCGGCGAGGAGTTTGCGATCGTGCTGCCCGAGACCGACATGGCCGGCGGCAAGATCATCGCCGAGCGCATCCGCGAGGCGGTGCTGCAGCACGAGTTCCAGACCGATCTCGGTCCGCTCAAATGCACGTTGAGCCTCGGCATCGCCACCTATCCGGACGTCTCGGAGGTGAAGCAGGAGCTCTTCGAGAAGACCGACCAGTGCCTCTACCACTGCAAGCGCATGGGCCGGAACCGCTCCACCACCGTGGACGAGATGCGGCGCAGCGAGCAGCAGGTCGACGCGGCCTGA
- a CDS encoding DsbA family protein: protein MAAKQTGSIAVALVVGAAIGFVGGRAVSPKTAEAPAAAAVADAAKPTPAPAARPGAADTQIFNVPFDDFQPTKGAKDAKVTIIEVSDFECPFCNRVNPTVKQILEAYPNDVKIVWANNPLGFHKNAMPAAKAAYAAHQQGKFWEFHDKAFANQRALTAENFETWAKELGLDMAKFKADMASPKIEEQIKKEQALYTSRGARGTPGFFINGRLVSGAQPFDNFKRVIDEEIKRADAELAKGTSKDQLYGKLIAGGLTTPPAPAARPEAAPAKPVFVEVPKDAPTKGPADAKVTIVEFSEFECPFCSRVNPTVKQIEETYGKDVRIVFRHLPLPFHKNAVPAAEASMAAHAQGKFWEFHDKAFANQRALTRENFEKWGQEIGLDMKKFKADLDSGKYKARVEQDRAYAGTVGARGTPAFFINGKLVSGAQPFDNFKKVIDEEIKRADAEIAKGTPKAQLYQKLAGN, encoded by the coding sequence ATGGCAGCTAAGCAGACTGGTTCGATTGCGGTGGCGCTCGTGGTGGGCGCCGCCATCGGCTTCGTCGGCGGCCGGGCGGTGAGCCCGAAGACCGCGGAAGCCCCGGCGGCAGCAGCGGTGGCAGACGCCGCCAAGCCGACCCCGGCCCCCGCGGCTCGTCCCGGCGCGGCGGACACGCAGATCTTCAACGTGCCCTTCGACGACTTCCAGCCCACCAAGGGCGCGAAGGACGCGAAGGTCACGATCATCGAGGTCTCGGACTTCGAGTGCCCCTTCTGCAACCGCGTCAACCCGACGGTGAAGCAGATCCTCGAGGCCTACCCCAACGACGTGAAGATCGTCTGGGCGAACAACCCGCTCGGCTTCCACAAGAACGCCATGCCCGCCGCCAAGGCTGCCTACGCAGCCCACCAGCAGGGCAAGTTCTGGGAGTTCCACGACAAGGCGTTCGCCAACCAGCGCGCCCTGACCGCCGAGAACTTCGAGACCTGGGCGAAGGAGCTCGGCCTCGACATGGCCAAGTTCAAGGCCGACATGGCCTCGCCGAAGATCGAGGAGCAGATCAAGAAGGAGCAGGCCCTCTACACCTCGCGCGGCGCGCGTGGCACCCCGGGCTTCTTCATCAACGGCCGCCTCGTCTCGGGCGCCCAGCCCTTCGACAACTTCAAGCGGGTGATCGACGAGGAGATCAAGCGGGCCGACGCCGAGCTCGCCAAGGGCACCTCCAAGGATCAGCTCTACGGCAAGCTCATCGCCGGTGGCCTGACCACCCCGCCCGCTCCCGCCGCTCGCCCCGAGGCTGCTCCGGCCAAGCCGGTCTTCGTGGAGGTCCCCAAGGACGCTCCCACCAAGGGCCCCGCCGACGCCAAGGTCACGATCGTCGAGTTCTCCGAGTTCGAGTGCCCCTTCTGCTCGCGCGTCAACCCGACCGTGAAGCAGATCGAGGAGACCTACGGCAAGGACGTGCGCATCGTCTTCCGCCACCTCCCCCTGCCCTTCCACAAGAACGCCGTTCCTGCCGCCGAGGCCTCCATGGCCGCCCACGCGCAGGGCAAGTTCTGGGAGTTCCACGACAAGGCGTTCGCCAACCAGCGCGCCCTCACCCGTGAGAACTTCGAGAAGTGGGGCCAGGAGATCGGCCTCGACATGAAGAAGTTCAAGGCCGACCTCGACTCGGGCAAGTACAAGGCCCGCGTGGAGCAGGACCGCGCCTACGCCGGCACCGTCGGCGCCCGCGGCACCCCCGCCTTCTTCATCAACGGCAAGCTCGTCTCCGGTGCGCAGCCCTTCGACAACTTCAAGAAGGTCATCGACGAGGAGATCAAGCGCGCCGACGCCGAGATCGCCAAGGGCACCCCGAAGGCCCAGCTCTACCAGAAGCTCGCAGGCAACTAA
- a CDS encoding FtsB family cell division protein, with amino-acid sequence MPPLRYLLLAAVTVSALIWLAADPRGLRHTRRLADDLEQVHERNGGLRAKNEVLRRELELLADDPAALERAAREELGLVRPGEVIFRLEEEGDEAARP; translated from the coding sequence ATGCCGCCCCTTCGCTACCTGCTGCTCGCAGCCGTCACCGTCTCCGCGCTGATCTGGCTCGCCGCCGATCCGCGGGGCCTGCGCCACACGCGCAGGCTCGCGGACGACCTCGAGCAGGTGCACGAGCGCAACGGTGGCCTGCGCGCGAAGAACGAGGTGCTGCGCCGGGAGCTGGAGCTGCTGGCGGACGATCCCGCGGCGCTCGAACGAGCGGCGCGGGAGGAGCTCGGGCTGGTTCGGCCGGGGGAAGTGATCTTCCGCCTGGAGGAGGAGGGGGATGAAGCCGCCCGCCCGTAG
- a CDS encoding sulfurtransferase TusA family protein, translating to MERPTPDRTLDTSGTFCPVPIIETAKVVKEMGPSQVLLVVATDPGIETDMPAWCKSTRHEYLGTDVEGRVYRSWVRTRRA from the coding sequence ATGGAACGACCCACCCCCGATCGCACCCTCGATACCTCCGGGACCTTCTGCCCGGTGCCCATCATCGAGACCGCGAAGGTGGTCAAGGAGATGGGCCCCTCGCAGGTCCTGCTCGTGGTGGCCACCGACCCCGGCATCGAGACCGACATGCCGGCCTGGTGCAAGAGCACCCGGCACGAGTACCTCGGGACCGACGTGGAGGGACGGGTCTACAGAAGCTGGGTGCGAACCCGGCGGGCCTGA
- a CDS encoding thiamine biosynthesis protein has translation MTTRKPKALGLISGGLDSMLSLKIVRDVLGCEVRAVSFYTGFCITETQRRSGRKRADGTVKPNEALQAGAELESEVELVDISDQGYLDVIANPKFGYGANANPCVDCRIDMFQRAKAILDEWGGDFVFTGEVLGQRPKSQRRHTMQLIEKNAGLQGRLLRPLSAQLLPPTLAEKEGLIDRSKLLRIFGRSRKPQLALAQELGIESFPQPAGGCCYLTDESFAKKFFDVLDHKDDRKISREEIVLLATGRHFRISDRVKLVVGRTEGENFQLDRFADGRYRLAARDVNGPVALVEGEPSWEEMVLASRIVARYGKGREMSNVVVDWRGGGAEGTDEIQVEPFRDDAAFAALRI, from the coding sequence ATGACGACGCGCAAGCCCAAGGCACTGGGGCTCATCTCCGGTGGCCTGGACTCCATGCTCTCGCTCAAGATCGTTCGCGACGTGCTCGGTTGCGAAGTTCGCGCGGTGAGCTTCTACACCGGCTTCTGCATCACCGAGACGCAGCGGCGCTCGGGCCGCAAGCGGGCCGACGGGACGGTGAAGCCGAACGAGGCGCTGCAGGCAGGGGCCGAGCTCGAATCCGAGGTCGAGCTCGTCGACATCTCCGACCAGGGCTATCTCGACGTCATCGCCAACCCGAAGTTCGGCTACGGCGCCAACGCCAACCCTTGCGTCGACTGCCGGATCGACATGTTCCAGCGGGCGAAGGCGATCCTCGACGAGTGGGGCGGCGATTTCGTCTTCACCGGCGAGGTGCTCGGGCAGCGGCCGAAGAGCCAGCGCCGCCACACGATGCAGCTGATCGAGAAGAACGCGGGGCTGCAGGGGAGGCTGCTCCGTCCGCTCTCGGCGCAGCTCCTCCCGCCGACCCTCGCCGAGAAGGAGGGGCTCATCGATCGCAGCAAGCTCCTCCGCATCTTCGGCCGCAGCCGCAAGCCGCAGCTCGCCCTGGCGCAGGAGCTCGGCATCGAGAGCTTCCCCCAGCCCGCTGGCGGCTGCTGCTACCTCACCGACGAGTCCTTCGCAAAGAAGTTCTTCGACGTGCTCGACCACAAGGACGACCGGAAGATCTCCCGCGAGGAGATCGTGCTCCTCGCCACCGGGCGCCACTTCCGGATCTCGGATCGCGTCAAGCTGGTGGTGGGCCGCACCGAGGGCGAGAACTTCCAGCTCGACCGCTTCGCCGACGGACGCTACCGCCTCGCCGCCCGTGACGTGAACGGACCGGTGGCGCTGGTGGAGGGCGAGCCGAGCTGGGAAGAGATGGTGCTCGCCTCGCGTATCGTCGCCCGCTACGGCAAGGGGCGGGAGATGTCGAACGTGGTGGTCGACTGGCGCGGGGGCGGTGCCGAAGGCACCGACGAGATCCAGGTCGAGCCCTTCCGCGACGACGCCGCCTTCGCCGCCCTGCGGATCTGA
- a CDS encoding HAD-IC family P-type ATPase translates to MEAVADRQEAAPTEAQAPAVEEAPIAEAPPQQPVAEARTAGAVRPWFPEDRGLGIAGTARKPGAPGTRVATGPEVRVVRLERGAVAATRPAPPAPGAEKPAGGWPARLGNNAAAQRPVATGQRTVRHVGTATRGGLEAGTASTPLAVAPALPQREEQRPAAAQPGRPVVHVSISQAAAAGGQTIRPFAPTVPTHVATVARQSAPAAAPEKKRREVAPAVPLSIPDADATFLAVQGLGTPSCIRRVEKAVAAVPGVTSVEANLAAGLVAISPAGADRTAVQSALAGAGHPAREGAPDAATSLRQARRLGLAAGATLGLGIVAWGAGRTAGSDLLASAIAVGAFATAWPVVQAALRHLVRGRPAAEILPVAAALATLVAAQLAPGPSPALATLPLAVHLTIAALARLAGARALQVIEALRAALPGGEARPGALLEIAAGGVVPADGRLLAPAILDERPVGGDDDVERLAGEVVSAGAVAPQGAAIEVTTATARSRMARGLRIAERALATRPSGTPAQVAATLLVPAALAAAGAAAVLAGPWTAAALLAAAAPLSLGVVASLASAAGVTRAAARGVAVRSSAALERAAATRVVLLDKTATLTRGDAAVLELLVKPGRDARVVLAAATAAEAGVDHGIARALASHARDLQVEVPAATGRRHEAGLGVQAQVAGQRVTVGSAHFAASCGVDLGLLVQTVDDLARRGRTPLVVAFDEEAVAVLGIAETPRESARQAMGSLELLDLDLRVASGDATPSVQWLAEAIGLDKRVARGDLSPAQKKALVDELRGYGPCLVAGASAVDADALAAADLAVAAGTDPAAEAAAGALLLRQDPHGVVELIRAGRASRRGRNVGTVAGLFGNGLAIALAATGGVGVGGAAALALTGSLVALAAAASPWVRVR, encoded by the coding sequence GTGGAAGCCGTTGCCGATCGGCAGGAAGCCGCCCCCACGGAAGCGCAGGCCCCTGCGGTCGAAGAAGCGCCGATCGCCGAGGCGCCGCCACAGCAGCCCGTGGCCGAGGCGAGAACCGCCGGCGCGGTCCGCCCCTGGTTCCCCGAGGATCGCGGCCTCGGCATCGCCGGCACCGCCCGCAAGCCCGGCGCCCCTGGGACCCGGGTGGCCACCGGGCCGGAGGTCCGCGTGGTCCGGCTCGAGCGCGGCGCAGTTGCTGCGACCCGCCCCGCCCCCCCTGCCCCTGGAGCCGAGAAGCCCGCTGGCGGATGGCCCGCGCGCCTCGGCAACAACGCCGCAGCGCAGCGCCCCGTGGCCACCGGACAGCGCACCGTACGCCACGTGGGCACCGCCACCCGCGGCGGCCTCGAGGCCGGAACCGCCTCCACGCCCCTCGCCGTCGCCCCCGCGCTCCCGCAGCGCGAGGAGCAGCGGCCCGCTGCGGCGCAGCCCGGCAGGCCCGTGGTCCACGTCTCGATCTCGCAGGCCGCTGCAGCAGGCGGCCAGACGATCCGCCCCTTCGCTCCCACCGTCCCCACCCACGTCGCCACCGTGGCGCGGCAGAGCGCGCCTGCAGCCGCGCCGGAGAAGAAGCGCCGCGAGGTGGCCCCCGCCGTTCCGCTTTCGATCCCCGACGCCGACGCCACCTTCCTCGCGGTGCAGGGGCTGGGCACGCCTTCGTGCATCAGGCGCGTCGAGAAGGCCGTCGCCGCGGTTCCCGGCGTCACCTCCGTCGAGGCGAACCTCGCCGCGGGCCTGGTGGCGATCTCGCCTGCCGGCGCCGATCGAACGGCGGTGCAGTCCGCGCTCGCAGGCGCAGGCCATCCCGCCCGCGAGGGCGCGCCCGACGCAGCGACGTCGCTCCGGCAGGCCCGGCGCCTCGGCCTCGCCGCAGGGGCGACCCTCGGCCTCGGCATCGTCGCCTGGGGCGCGGGCCGCACAGCCGGCAGCGATCTCCTCGCCAGCGCCATCGCCGTGGGGGCCTTCGCCACCGCGTGGCCGGTGGTGCAGGCCGCGCTCCGCCACCTGGTGCGCGGCAGGCCCGCCGCCGAGATCCTGCCCGTTGCCGCTGCGCTCGCCACGCTGGTCGCAGCGCAGCTCGCCCCGGGCCCCTCCCCCGCCCTCGCGACCCTTCCGCTCGCGGTCCACCTCACCATCGCGGCCCTCGCCCGTCTGGCCGGCGCCCGCGCCCTGCAGGTGATCGAGGCGCTGCGCGCGGCGCTGCCCGGCGGCGAAGCGCGTCCCGGCGCCCTGCTGGAGATCGCCGCAGGTGGCGTCGTCCCCGCGGACGGCAGGCTCCTCGCGCCGGCGATCCTCGACGAGCGCCCGGTGGGCGGCGACGACGACGTCGAGCGCCTCGCCGGCGAGGTGGTCTCCGCAGGCGCCGTCGCGCCGCAGGGCGCAGCTATCGAGGTCACCACCGCCACCGCCAGAAGCCGGATGGCCCGGGGCCTGCGCATCGCGGAACGCGCCCTCGCCACCAGGCCGAGCGGCACGCCGGCGCAGGTCGCCGCGACGCTGCTCGTGCCCGCAGCCCTCGCTGCAGCAGGGGCGGCGGCGGTCCTCGCCGGCCCGTGGACCGCTGCAGCGCTGCTGGCTGCGGCAGCGCCCCTCTCCCTCGGCGTGGTGGCATCCCTCGCCTCCGCAGCAGGTGTGACCCGTGCAGCCGCACGCGGCGTCGCGGTGCGCTCGAGCGCCGCGCTCGAGCGGGCAGCGGCGACCCGCGTCGTCCTCCTCGACAAGACCGCCACCCTCACCCGCGGTGACGCCGCCGTGCTCGAATTGCTGGTGAAGCCCGGGCGCGACGCCCGCGTGGTACTCGCAGCAGCGACGGCGGCGGAGGCCGGCGTCGATCACGGCATCGCCAGGGCCCTCGCCTCCCACGCCCGCGATCTGCAGGTGGAGGTCCCCGCCGCCACCGGGCGCCGCCACGAGGCAGGGCTCGGGGTGCAGGCGCAAGTCGCCGGCCAGCGGGTGACGGTGGGCTCCGCCCACTTCGCGGCGAGCTGCGGCGTCGATCTCGGCCTCCTCGTCCAGACCGTGGACGATCTCGCCCGCAGGGGCCGCACCCCGCTCGTCGTCGCCTTCGACGAGGAGGCGGTGGCGGTCCTCGGGATCGCGGAGACCCCGCGGGAGAGCGCCCGGCAGGCGATGGGATCCCTCGAGCTTCTCGACCTCGATCTCCGTGTGGCCAGCGGCGACGCGACCCCGTCGGTGCAGTGGCTCGCCGAGGCGATCGGCCTCGACAAGCGCGTGGCCCGCGGCGACCTCTCGCCGGCGCAGAAGAAGGCGCTGGTCGACGAACTCCGCGGCTACGGACCCTGCCTCGTGGCGGGCGCCAGCGCCGTGGACGCGGACGCCCTGGCAGCAGCCGATCTCGCCGTCGCGGCAGGGACCGATCCCGCTGCGGAAGCCGCCGCCGGTGCGCTCCTCCTCCGGCAGGATCCCCACGGTGTGGTCGAGCTGATCCGCGCGGGACGCGCGAGCAGACGCGGTCGCAACGTCGGCACCGTGGCGGGCCTTTTCGGCAACGGCCTCGCCATCGCCCTCGCGGCGACGGGCGGCGTGGGTGTCGGTGGCGCTGCGGCGCTGGCCCTCACCGGCTCGCTGGTGGCGCTTGCCGCTGCTGCCTCCCCCTGGGTGCGGGTGCGCTGA
- a CDS encoding penicillin-binding transpeptidase domain-containing protein, translated as MFGRRANRRRRSEIRLPGERGGRRTRAKILLAGLLVGAGAAYALLQAPVLLDAVGGVAPSMGSGETPVEVEAALAPADAAPMRHPAIDLVRSASLGPDGRMRAVLPDGRTATLTLDFELQRKMERILRDYRVPWGSLVAVEPGTGRILALAEHSAKGVAETAGLSLRPIAPAASVFKIVTSAALLEAGVGSDQRICYHGGLRRIRPAMLEDSRRDSRCVTLAEALGKSANVPFAKLAQRHLAPLQLRDMAERFFFDRPIALEGVDVVPSPLQMPDDPFEFATTAAGFHQGVRLTPLHGALVAATVANDGNLAQPFLVEAIDGQQVTSLPPRHVLDPLMAQELGRMMEQTVTNGTARAAFLERRRPALPGIRVAGKTGSLFERNPFRDASWFVGYAPLEAPRIAVSAVIVNEEIWHIRAPYVAREALRSYLLGTSPYRP; from the coding sequence TTGTTCGGGCGCAGGGCGAACCGTCGCAGGCGGAGCGAGATCCGGCTGCCCGGTGAGCGGGGCGGTCGCCGCACGAGGGCGAAGATCCTCCTGGCGGGCTTGCTGGTCGGTGCCGGGGCGGCGTACGCGCTGCTGCAGGCGCCGGTGTTGCTCGACGCGGTGGGCGGCGTGGCGCCGTCGATGGGCAGCGGCGAGACGCCGGTGGAGGTGGAGGCGGCGCTGGCGCCGGCCGACGCCGCGCCGATGCGCCACCCGGCGATCGATCTCGTCCGCAGCGCCTCGCTGGGCCCGGACGGGCGGATGCGCGCGGTGCTGCCGGACGGCAGGACCGCGACCCTCACCCTCGACTTCGAGCTGCAGCGCAAGATGGAGCGGATCCTCCGCGACTACCGCGTGCCCTGGGGATCGCTGGTGGCGGTGGAGCCGGGCACCGGCAGGATCCTCGCCCTGGCCGAGCATTCGGCGAAGGGCGTGGCGGAGACCGCGGGGCTCTCGCTCCGGCCGATCGCGCCGGCAGCGTCGGTCTTCAAGATCGTGACCTCGGCGGCGCTCCTCGAGGCGGGCGTCGGCTCGGACCAGCGGATCTGCTACCACGGCGGCCTGCGGCGGATCCGCCCGGCGATGCTCGAGGACTCCCGCCGGGACAGCCGCTGCGTGACCCTGGCGGAGGCGCTGGGCAAGTCGGCCAACGTGCCCTTCGCCAAGCTCGCGCAGCGACACCTCGCGCCGCTCCAGCTCCGCGACATGGCGGAGCGCTTCTTCTTCGATCGGCCCATCGCGCTCGAGGGGGTGGACGTCGTCCCCTCGCCGCTGCAGATGCCGGACGATCCCTTCGAATTCGCCACCACCGCCGCCGGGTTCCACCAGGGCGTGCGCCTGACGCCGCTCCACGGCGCGCTGGTCGCCGCCACCGTGGCGAACGACGGCAACCTCGCGCAGCCCTTCCTCGTGGAGGCGATCGACGGCCAGCAGGTCACCTCGCTGCCACCGCGGCACGTGCTCGATCCGCTCATGGCGCAGGAGCTCGGCAGGATGATGGAGCAGACCGTCACCAATGGCACCGCGCGGGCTGCCTTCCTCGAGCGGCGCCGGCCGGCGCTGCCGGGGATCCGCGTCGCCGGCAAGACGGGCTCGCTCTTCGAGCGCAATCCCTTCCGCGACGCGAGCTGGTTCGTGGGGTACGCGCCGCTGGAGGCGCCGCGGATCGCGGTCTCGGCGGTGATCGTGAACGAGGAGATCTGGCACATCCGCGCGCCCTACGTGGCGCGGGAGGCGCTGCGCAGCTACCTCCTCGGCACCTCGCCCTACCGGCCCTGA
- a CDS encoding CAP domain-containing protein: MRFFPLAAAASLLLPGVAAADPALDAIEVRFVELINQYRAENGLPCLSISPSMNAASDYMSQAMGEQGFFSHNEPPCTDTACTGRDPFERMRDFGHAFRTGGENIAAGYPTAEDVFEGWRNSPGHNENMLRASFKAMGIGRVEVPGSDFRIYWTNNFSDNPDGDHDCTKGLPAVGSGAPGSGGTGGSGGVAGHEDDVEHDDGGGCSTGGGFSLLAFAAAAAGMRRRQGR, from the coding sequence ATGCGCTTCTTCCCGCTCGCAGCAGCAGCCTCGCTGCTGCTGCCCGGCGTCGCTGCCGCCGACCCCGCCCTCGATGCGATCGAAGTCCGCTTCGTCGAGCTGATCAACCAGTACCGGGCCGAGAACGGCCTGCCGTGCCTCTCGATCTCGCCGAGCATGAACGCCGCGTCGGACTACATGAGCCAGGCGATGGGCGAGCAGGGCTTCTTCTCGCACAACGAACCGCCCTGCACCGACACGGCTTGCACCGGACGGGATCCCTTCGAGCGGATGCGGGACTTCGGCCACGCCTTCCGCACCGGCGGCGAGAACATCGCCGCAGGTTATCCGACCGCCGAGGACGTCTTCGAGGGCTGGCGCAACAGCCCCGGGCACAACGAGAACATGCTCCGCGCCAGCTTCAAGGCGATGGGCATCGGCCGCGTCGAGGTGCCGGGCTCCGACTTCCGGATCTATTGGACCAACAATTTCTCCGACAACCCGGACGGCGATCACGACTGCACGAAGGGGCTGCCCGCCGTCGGCTCCGGCGCGCCGGGCAGCGGCGGCACCGGCGGCAGCGGCGGCGTCGCCGGACACGAGGACGACGTCGAGCACGACGACGGGGGCGGCTGCTCCACCGGCGGCGGCTTCTCGCTCCTCGCCTTCGCCGCTGCGGCGGCGGGGATGCGAAGGCGTCAGGGCCGGTAG
- a CDS encoding TlpA disulfide reductase family protein, translating to MRSVLLLLAVLCTSAACRDQSRLPEPVNIALPRAIDGRPWSFADRRSEATIVFFFSTWCVPCQAMEPFVAEAARIGPREGIEVIGVALDVAGNKTVAPYVQATEPPYPVLLGGGAIAEGRSPFGRIPSLPSVIFLDGDGRPSAVIQGLVDTELLMTRAREVRSRTD from the coding sequence ATGCGGTCCGTCCTGCTCCTCCTCGCCGTCCTCTGCACCAGCGCCGCCTGCCGCGACCAGTCCCGGCTCCCGGAGCCCGTGAACATCGCGCTGCCCCGGGCGATCGACGGCAGGCCCTGGTCCTTCGCCGATCGGCGCAGCGAGGCGACCATCGTCTTCTTCTTCAGCACCTGGTGCGTGCCCTGCCAGGCGATGGAGCCCTTCGTCGCCGAGGCGGCGCGCATCGGTCCGCGCGAGGGGATCGAGGTGATCGGCGTCGCCCTCGACGTGGCGGGGAACAAGACCGTCGCCCCCTACGTGCAGGCCACCGAGCCTCCCTATCCGGTGCTGCTCGGCGGCGGCGCCATCGCCGAGGGGCGGAGCCCCTTCGGCAGGATCCCGTCGCTTCCCTCGGTGATCTTCCTCGACGGCGACGGGCGCCCCTCGGCGGTGATCCAGGGGCTCGTCGACACCGAGCTGCTGATGACCCGGGCCCGCGAGGTCCGCAGCCGCACGGACTGA